The following DNA comes from Pseudodesulfovibrio alkaliphilus.
GTTTCTCCCGCCTTGTTCAGCACCTGGGTGCTGGACGAGGCCAGGGTGGTTCCGGTCACGTCGTCAACCAGCTGCGCGTACAGATGCTGGTTGGAACGGAAGACCACCAACCGAGGCCGGGCCTGGGTGCCGGAGATCTTCTTCCTGATGCGGGGCTTGCGCAGAAGCCTCTGATCGTTCTTGCTCTTACTCATGGCTTATTACCCCTACTTGGCGCCGGATTTACCAGCCTTGCGGCGGATAACTTCGTCGATGTACTTGATGCCCTTGCCCTTGTA
Coding sequences within:
- the rplR gene encoding 50S ribosomal protein L18, which translates into the protein MSKSKNDQRLLRKPRIRKKISGTQARPRLVVFRSNQHLYAQLVDDVTGTTLASSSTQVLNKAGETLKANRDSAAKVGKDIAAKALEKQIESVVFDRNGYIYHGKVKALADGAREGGLKF